A section of the Pseudothermotoga sp. genome encodes:
- a CDS encoding IclR family transcriptional regulator has protein sequence MAIYSVERALKVLEYVVSKKSGVRVRDIAQFLNLTAPAAFKHLETLVKCGYIFKDPYTHRYFASYKVVELGSIVLRNMEVREIAHPLLVDLMERTGMTVHFALKDGYEGVYVDKVESAKTIPTVSRIGMRMRLYSTGFGKAILAFLSEEELEEFLKNVQLNKCTPNTITDTERLKRELALVREKGYAVDNEENEYGVKCVGAPVFDYTGKVVGAISVTAAAGLLNEETIPKIAQEVVYTAKEISKKLGA, from the coding sequence ATGGCTATCTATTCAGTGGAGAGAGCACTGAAAGTCCTAGAGTATGTTGTTTCCAAAAAGAGCGGGGTGAGGGTACGCGATATCGCACAATTTTTGAACCTCACAGCTCCTGCTGCATTCAAGCATCTGGAAACTTTGGTGAAATGTGGTTACATATTCAAAGACCCCTACACACACAGATACTTCGCGTCCTACAAAGTGGTCGAGCTGGGAAGTATAGTACTCAGAAACATGGAGGTTCGTGAGATTGCCCATCCTCTGCTCGTCGATTTAATGGAAAGGACAGGTATGACAGTTCATTTCGCGCTCAAAGATGGTTACGAAGGAGTTTATGTGGACAAAGTGGAGAGCGCCAAGACCATCCCTACCGTGTCTAGAATAGGTATGAGGATGAGGCTCTATTCGACCGGCTTTGGAAAGGCCATTTTGGCGTTCCTCAGCGAAGAAGAATTGGAAGAGTTCTTAAAGAATGTTCAGCTCAACAAGTGCACACCCAACACGATCACGGACACCGAGAGACTCAAACGAGAACTTGCTCTGGTGAGAGAAAAAGGTTATGCCGTCGACAACGAAGAAAACGAATACGGTGTGAAGTGCGTTGGAGCCCCGGTTTTTGATTATACTGGAAAGGTCGTTGGTGCCATAAGTGTCACTGCCGCAGCAGGATTGCTCAACGAAGAAACCATACCGAAGATAGCCCAAGAAGTTGTGTATACAGCAAAAGAAATTTCAAAAAAGCTTGGTGCTTAA
- a CDS encoding methylmalonyl-CoA mutase family protein, with protein sequence MYDKDQLKRINEAFELWQNQVENDLKKLPERKEKFLSSSGYELKRCYTPLDVSDLDYLNDLGLPGEYPYTRGVQRTMYRGRFWTMRQYAGFGTAEETNKRFKYLLQQGQTGLSVAFDLPTQIGYDSDHPLAEGEVGRVGVAVDSLKDIEILFDGIPLKDVSTSMTINSTAVILLSMYAVAAQKQGAKLDELRGTIQNDILKEYIARGTYIFPPEPSMKIVTDIFEFCSKYMPKWNTISISGYHIREAGANAVQELAFTFADAIAYVEAAMKSGLDPNVFGRQLSFFFAAHNNFLEEIAKFRAARRIWAKIMKERFKVTNQEALRLRFHTQTAGSTLTAQQPLNNIVRVAIQALAAVLGGTQSLHTNSYDEALGLPTEQSVQVALRTQQIIAYESGVADTIDPLAGSFAIEALTNQIEERVWEYLEKIDSLGGMVRAIELGYVQKEIHKSAYEQQLAVEKGEQIVVGVNAFQTSEEKPVENILKVDPELEEKQKEALRQLRKQRDNTAVRGALSELKKAAQEGKNIVPYVLEAVKCYATLGEITDVLREVYGEYTESTLI encoded by the coding sequence ATGTACGATAAAGATCAGCTCAAACGTATCAACGAAGCCTTTGAATTGTGGCAAAACCAAGTGGAAAACGATTTGAAAAAGTTACCCGAAAGGAAAGAAAAGTTCTTGTCAAGCTCGGGTTATGAACTTAAAAGGTGTTACACACCCCTCGACGTATCAGATTTGGATTATTTGAATGATCTGGGACTACCTGGTGAATATCCATACACCCGCGGTGTTCAGAGAACGATGTACAGAGGTAGATTTTGGACCATGAGGCAATACGCCGGATTCGGTACAGCGGAAGAAACCAACAAGCGTTTTAAATATCTACTCCAACAGGGCCAGACAGGCCTCTCCGTGGCGTTCGATCTTCCAACGCAAATCGGTTATGATTCAGACCATCCACTCGCAGAAGGTGAAGTGGGGCGCGTTGGAGTTGCAGTGGATTCTCTAAAAGATATAGAAATCCTTTTCGATGGTATTCCTTTGAAAGACGTCAGCACATCGATGACCATAAACTCCACTGCGGTAATCCTGTTGAGCATGTACGCTGTGGCGGCACAAAAGCAGGGAGCAAAACTGGATGAACTGAGAGGCACGATACAGAACGATATACTGAAAGAATACATCGCCAGAGGTACATACATATTCCCTCCAGAACCTTCGATGAAAATCGTCACTGATATATTCGAATTCTGTTCGAAATACATGCCGAAGTGGAACACGATAAGCATCAGTGGTTATCACATCAGAGAAGCCGGTGCAAACGCGGTGCAAGAACTTGCTTTTACCTTCGCCGATGCGATCGCTTACGTCGAGGCAGCCATGAAGTCTGGGCTAGATCCAAACGTGTTTGGAAGACAACTCTCTTTCTTCTTCGCTGCTCACAACAACTTTCTGGAAGAAATCGCCAAATTCAGAGCGGCCAGAAGAATCTGGGCGAAGATCATGAAAGAACGGTTCAAAGTCACCAACCAAGAGGCATTGAGATTGAGATTCCACACCCAAACAGCTGGTTCCACACTCACAGCGCAGCAGCCGTTGAACAACATCGTTCGTGTGGCGATACAAGCGCTCGCCGCCGTACTGGGTGGCACTCAGTCACTGCATACCAATTCTTACGATGAAGCTCTTGGTCTACCGACAGAACAATCTGTTCAGGTAGCCCTCAGAACCCAGCAAATTATCGCGTACGAGTCGGGAGTGGCAGACACGATCGATCCATTGGCTGGATCCTTCGCGATCGAAGCTCTGACGAACCAAATAGAAGAGCGAGTTTGGGAGTATCTTGAAAAGATCGATTCACTGGGCGGCATGGTCCGAGCGATAGAGCTCGGTTACGTGCAGAAAGAAATACACAAAAGTGCCTATGAGCAACAACTTGCTGTGGAGAAAGGTGAACAAATCGTAGTCGGTGTGAACGCTTTTCAAACTAGTGAAGAAAAACCCGTAGAGAACATTTTGAAGGTTGATCCTGAGCTTGAAGAGAAGCAGAAAGAAGCCCTCAGGCAGCTGCGAAAGCAAAGAGACAACACCGCCGTTCGTGGCGCCCTGAGTGAACTGAAGAAGGCTGCTCAGGAAGGTAAGAATATAGTTCCCTATGTGCTTGAAGCTGTGAAATGCTATGCGACTCTGGGTGAGATAACGGACGTGCTGAGAGAAGTGTACGGTGAATACACCGAAAGTACGTTGATTTGA
- a CDS encoding M55 family metallopeptidase has protein sequence MKVYISVDMEGLAGIATWSEVDTGKKESSEVLYEHLKPLLEGLFSSGVKIEHVLISDSHGDGTAIPYKICEEFDRVSLVHGPIRKNYMMSGLDGSFDRVIFLGYHAGIGTKNGIMDHTYSSSLIHNIWINKKRMNEALINAAFAAHHGVPVCMIVGDEALEKELKGELVGKYLFVGTKTGLGRYAAVMKPKKQLFESIRNTASQAAGIPRDELPLYKFDSPVELMIEMKDTVYADLAELIPGIERLDGRTIRFVHNEYPVVFNTIMAIVYVAMAGKDWRP, from the coding sequence ATGAAAGTTTACATCTCTGTTGATATGGAAGGCTTGGCAGGAATTGCCACGTGGAGTGAAGTTGACACTGGTAAGAAAGAATCCTCTGAGGTTTTGTACGAGCATTTGAAACCACTGCTTGAAGGCCTGTTCTCATCTGGAGTGAAAATCGAACACGTGTTGATCTCGGATTCTCATGGGGATGGTACAGCTATTCCCTATAAAATATGTGAAGAATTCGACAGGGTCAGTCTCGTGCATGGTCCTATCAGAAAAAACTACATGATGAGCGGATTGGATGGAAGTTTCGATAGAGTCATCTTTCTTGGTTATCACGCTGGGATTGGTACAAAGAATGGTATCATGGATCACACCTACTCAAGTTCGCTGATACACAACATCTGGATCAATAAAAAAAGGATGAACGAAGCTTTGATAAACGCAGCTTTCGCTGCTCACCATGGAGTGCCCGTTTGTATGATCGTTGGCGATGAGGCACTTGAAAAAGAATTGAAAGGAGAGTTGGTTGGAAAATACCTTTTCGTTGGCACGAAGACAGGTCTTGGTAGATACGCTGCTGTCATGAAACCAAAGAAGCAACTGTTTGAGAGTATAAGGAACACCGCGAGTCAGGCAGCAGGGATTCCAAGAGATGAGCTTCCACTCTATAAGTTCGACAGTCCAGTTGAGCTGATGATTGAAATGAAGGACACAGTCTATGCAGATTTAGCTGAGTTGATACCGGGAATAGAACGTTTGGATGGTCGAACGATCAGATTCGTTCACAATGAATATCCTGTCGTCTTCAACACAATCATGGCGATCGTCTACGTTGCAATGGCAGGGAAGGATTGGAGACCATGA
- a CDS encoding cobalamin B12-binding domain-containing protein, whose amino-acid sequence MKKYRILIAKPGLDGHDRGAKVVAHALRDAGFEVIYTGLRQTPEQIVRTAIQEDVHLIGLSILSGAHLQLSKKIIELMKKEGIGDIPVFVGGIIPPDDVPRLLEIGVTRVFGPGTPLSKIVQEVRNVLEGVTSASGS is encoded by the coding sequence ATGAAAAAATACAGAATATTGATCGCAAAACCTGGCTTGGATGGACACGATCGCGGAGCAAAGGTGGTTGCACACGCCCTGCGGGACGCAGGTTTCGAGGTGATATACACTGGCCTCAGGCAAACGCCCGAACAGATTGTGAGAACAGCTATTCAAGAAGATGTTCATCTGATAGGTCTCTCCATCCTTTCTGGTGCGCATCTCCAACTTTCAAAAAAAATCATTGAGCTCATGAAGAAAGAAGGAATAGGTGATATACCTGTGTTCGTTGGAGGCATCATTCCACCTGACGACGTTCCAAGGTTGCTCGAAATAGGTGTAACTAGGGTCTTTGGCCCTGGAACACCCCTCTCGAAGATCGTTCAGGAAGTGAGGAATGTACTGGAAGGAGTGACGAGCGCGAGTGGATCATAA
- a CDS encoding bifunctional enoyl-CoA hydratase/phosphate acetyltransferase has product MRYLSELIEKAKEKGKKNLVVVGAEDEEAVEAASMAKKEGLIDRTFLVGNLEKIKKLDSLGDFELVDSRDEAESCEKGVKLVSSKKAGILLKGLVKTSTLLKAVLNKDWGLRGSGLLTHLAAVEVPALDKVVFITDGGIVIRPSLEEKVKVINNAVDVLIKLGYKTPKVALICAVETVTPSMPETMEAAIIAKMNQRGEIKGCVIDGPLGLDNALNLRAAEVKGIKSPVAGCADLLVVPDIHSGNFLGKSAIYFASGRIAGIVVGAKVPVVLVSRADTAESKLLSIAMACAVSEGES; this is encoded by the coding sequence ATGAGGTATCTGAGTGAATTGATTGAAAAAGCGAAAGAGAAAGGTAAAAAGAATCTAGTCGTTGTGGGTGCAGAGGACGAAGAAGCAGTTGAAGCAGCTTCTATGGCGAAAAAAGAAGGGTTGATAGATCGAACTTTTCTTGTAGGAAATCTTGAGAAGATTAAAAAACTAGATTCTTTGGGAGACTTTGAACTCGTTGACAGTAGAGACGAAGCAGAGTCTTGTGAAAAAGGTGTCAAGCTTGTTTCCTCGAAGAAGGCAGGGATTTTGCTCAAAGGTTTGGTGAAAACATCCACTCTCTTGAAAGCTGTATTGAACAAAGATTGGGGACTCAGAGGAAGCGGTCTTTTAACACATCTTGCGGCAGTTGAAGTCCCAGCACTGGATAAAGTAGTGTTCATAACGGATGGTGGGATAGTCATAAGACCGTCTCTCGAGGAAAAAGTGAAAGTGATCAACAACGCTGTTGACGTTTTGATTAAACTAGGTTATAAAACACCGAAAGTTGCTCTGATATGTGCTGTTGAGACGGTTACACCATCGATGCCGGAAACTATGGAAGCTGCAATCATTGCGAAGATGAACCAGCGCGGAGAGATAAAGGGTTGCGTGATCGATGGGCCTTTGGGTTTGGACAACGCTTTGAATCTGAGGGCTGCTGAAGTTAAGGGTATCAAGAGCCCAGTCGCAGGTTGTGCCGATCTCTTAGTGGTACCAGACATTCATTCTGGAAATTTCCTCGGCAAGTCTGCGATCTACTTCGCATCGGGAAGGATAGCCGGTATTGTGGTCGGTGCCAAGGTTCCCGTAGTGCTCGTTTCGAGGGCTGACACTGCGGAGAGCAAATTGCTCTCGATAGCAATGGCGTGTGCTGTGAGTGAGGGTGAATCATGA
- a CDS encoding radical SAM protein — protein MVSFVLVIELIFVDPNWTIPISLTGNACFVNCSHCGGHYLAHMKTLQDLDRFAAKGYKSFLISGGLEKDLLVPFMNYLSLLRDLKGRYKLVYNFHVGFPQKRLEEIEDLADIVSFDFFTDPSVMEAVYGFSIDPFHLLKAIETTKVPAIPHITIGIFKGRISQEHQALELLSQRFNSIVLNVFVPTPATKFAGFPPPNLAEVREIFEHAREKFKFIALGCMQPKGQYRRLLQQVVKPFVDVIVKPLSKVEVNFKGCCAFLLSKISKSEVVTNVR, from the coding sequence ATGGTATCATTTGTATTGGTGATCGAGTTGATCTTCGTTGATCCAAATTGGACGATTCCAATATCACTCACTGGAAATGCTTGCTTTGTAAACTGTAGTCACTGTGGAGGACATTATCTAGCACACATGAAAACGCTGCAAGACTTGGACCGATTCGCAGCTAAAGGATACAAAAGTTTTCTTATAAGTGGTGGTTTGGAAAAGGACCTGCTAGTTCCTTTTATGAACTATTTGAGTTTGTTGAGGGATTTGAAAGGGCGGTACAAACTCGTCTACAATTTCCACGTTGGTTTCCCACAAAAACGCTTGGAGGAGATAGAAGATCTCGCGGACATCGTGAGCTTCGATTTTTTTACCGATCCTTCCGTCATGGAAGCTGTATACGGATTTTCCATCGATCCTTTTCACTTGCTTAAAGCTATCGAAACAACCAAAGTTCCGGCCATTCCACATATCACGATTGGAATATTCAAAGGACGCATCTCTCAAGAACATCAAGCTTTGGAGTTACTCTCACAACGATTCAACAGCATCGTTTTGAACGTGTTCGTCCCTACCCCAGCTACGAAATTCGCTGGATTTCCCCCACCGAACCTCGCCGAAGTGAGGGAGATATTCGAACACGCACGTGAGAAATTCAAATTCATCGCCTTAGGTTGCATGCAACCCAAAGGTCAATACAGACGACTACTTCAACAAGTCGTGAAACCTTTTGTAGATGTCATTGTGAAACCCCTGAGCAAGGTTGAAGTGAACTTCAAAGGCTGCTGTGCGTTTCTACTTTCGAAAATTTCAAAATCGGAGGTGGTGACGAATGTACGATAA
- a CDS encoding alpha/beta hydrolase-fold protein, with product MRKALALFLAILCSLAVLGNVFTVKFPDSVPLDTVGRLFVILTKDGTEEPRFQFGWGDAPSIFFATSVEGLNSDRTVSLDADTLGYPVEKLSDLAPGFYYVQALFDFYKTFHRSDGSVVTIHKYFQFWEAPGNLYSNVVYSYVDPKKASVKLSLSNQIPEEELPADTDLVKFVKIKSEILSEFWGDDIYLRAGIILPRDYHKTSDFYPVRYNIGGFGTRYTRVLNLMKEGSSFYKMWFEEDTPKFIYVQLDSEAPFGDCYWMNSENNGPYADALMKELIPYIEQHFRAIPQPWARLLDGGSTGGWVSLALQVFYPDFFGGCWSQIPDPVDFRSFQVVNIYEDKNAYFKDYGFYRVERPSKRDAKGDTVFTIRQENWMEYVMGPHGTSGGQWDSWQAVFSPKGVDGLPLKIWDKVTGEIDHKVAEKWKRFDIYLYLKENWSKLAGKLKGKIHILAGGRDSYFLENAVYSLKEFLDKTEPHYGGYVKIVPEVGHRRILTDKQVMLEMYQAIEEKLKSK from the coding sequence ATGAGAAAAGCACTTGCTCTCTTTCTAGCGATTCTCTGCTCTCTCGCCGTTTTGGGTAATGTTTTCACCGTGAAGTTTCCAGATTCTGTTCCGCTCGATACCGTTGGCAGATTGTTCGTGATCCTCACTAAGGATGGTACGGAAGAACCGAGGTTTCAGTTTGGATGGGGTGATGCTCCGTCCATTTTCTTCGCCACGAGTGTCGAAGGTCTCAATAGTGATAGAACAGTCTCACTCGATGCTGACACTCTAGGTTATCCTGTGGAAAAACTTTCCGACTTGGCTCCAGGATTTTACTATGTGCAAGCACTCTTTGATTTCTACAAGACTTTTCACAGATCCGATGGTTCCGTGGTGACAATTCACAAGTATTTTCAGTTCTGGGAAGCCCCTGGAAACCTTTACAGCAACGTTGTTTACAGTTACGTCGATCCCAAAAAAGCGAGTGTGAAACTCTCGTTGAGCAACCAAATCCCTGAGGAAGAATTGCCTGCCGATACAGATTTAGTGAAATTCGTAAAGATAAAAAGTGAGATTCTGAGTGAATTTTGGGGCGATGACATCTACTTGAGGGCGGGAATCATCCTACCGCGAGATTACCACAAAACGAGCGATTTCTATCCCGTGAGGTACAACATAGGTGGTTTTGGAACAAGGTACACTCGCGTTCTCAATCTCATGAAAGAAGGCTCGAGTTTCTACAAGATGTGGTTCGAGGAGGACACACCGAAGTTCATCTATGTTCAACTGGACAGTGAGGCTCCATTCGGAGATTGTTACTGGATGAATTCGGAGAACAATGGACCTTATGCGGACGCACTGATGAAAGAGCTGATACCCTACATAGAACAGCACTTCAGAGCCATACCACAGCCGTGGGCGAGGTTACTGGACGGAGGTTCCACTGGTGGATGGGTGTCATTGGCTTTGCAGGTGTTCTATCCGGACTTCTTCGGAGGGTGCTGGTCGCAGATACCAGATCCTGTAGACTTCAGATCATTCCAAGTGGTCAATATCTATGAGGACAAAAACGCTTACTTCAAAGACTACGGTTTCTACCGTGTAGAAAGACCGAGCAAGAGGGATGCGAAAGGCGATACGGTGTTCACAATAAGACAGGAAAATTGGATGGAGTACGTGATGGGACCACATGGAACTTCCGGTGGACAGTGGGATAGTTGGCAAGCTGTGTTCAGTCCTAAGGGTGTTGATGGCTTACCGCTGAAGATCTGGGACAAAGTGACTGGAGAAATAGACCATAAGGTCGCCGAAAAGTGGAAAAGGTTCGATATCTATCTGTATCTGAAAGAAAATTGGTCCAAACTTGCTGGCAAACTCAAAGGCAAGATCCACATCCTTGCAGGTGGAAGGGATAGTTATTTCTTGGAAAACGCTGTCTATTCGTTGAAAGAATTTCTCGACAAGACCGAACCTCATTACGGTGGATACGTAAAGATAGTTCCAGAAGTGGGTCACAGAAGGATATTGACGGACAAGCAGGTCATGCTGGAGATGTACCAAGCGATAGAAGAAAAATTGAAATCTAAATAA